One region of Tamandua tetradactyla isolate mTamTet1 chromosome 6, mTamTet1.pri, whole genome shotgun sequence genomic DNA includes:
- the SMTNL2 gene encoding smoothelin-like protein 2 isoform X2, protein MEPAPDAEEERTVREALGRYEAALEGAVRALHDDMQGLQRGVERRVAEALRLAGPLARTVADLQRDNQRLQAQLERLTHQVEALGLATGLAPAAGTPGTPSPPPAARDRAPRLGTARFASHATFSLSGRGQSMDHDEAGELEMRRTSNSGILENGHQPGAEKNSSFTRSLSSSGYGAVVAGRRKESPPLGRPAASPPSPQPPATTQTHRPAERRRELVRSQTLPRTSGAQARKALFEKWEQDTAGKGKGEARAKLKRSQSFGVASANSIKQILLEWCRSKTLGYQHVDLQNFSSSWSDGMAFCALVHSFFPDAFDYSALSPTQRQKNFELAFTMAENLANCERLIEVEDMMVMGRKPDPMCVFTYVQSLYNHLRRFE, encoded by the exons ATGGAGCCAGCCCCCGACGCGGAGGAGGAGCGCACGGTGCGCGAGGCGCTGGGCCGCTACGAGGCGGCGCTGGAGGGCGCGGTGCGCGCGCTGCACGACGACATGCAGGGGCTGCAGCGCGGCGTGGAGCGGCGCGTGGCCGAGGCGCTGCGTCTGGCGGGCCCGCTGGCACGCACCGTGGCGGATCTGCAGCGCGACAACCAGCGGCTGCAGGCGCAGCTCGAGCGCTTGACGCACCAGGTGGAGGCGCTGGGCTTGGCCACCGGCTTGGCCCCCGCGGCCGGCACGCCTGGCACGCCTAGTCCCCCGCCCGCGGCCCGGGACCGCGCGCCCCGCCTGGGGACCGCACGCTTCGCCAGTCACGCCACCTTCTCGCTGTCCGGCCGCGGCCAG AGCATGGATCACGATGAAGCTGGTGAGCTGGAGATGAGACGGACCTCGAACTCTGGCATCCTCGAGAATGGGCACCAGCCCGGGGCAG AGAAGAATTCTTCTTTCACGCGGTCTTTGTCCAGCTCTGGCTATGGAGCAGTGGTGGCAGGCAGGAGGAAGGAGAG CCCGCCTCTGGGGAGGCCAGCCGCGTCGCCCCCGTCCCCGCAGCCCCCCGCCACCACCCAGACCCATCGCCCAGCGGAGCGCCGCAGGGAGCTCGTGAGGTCGCAGACGCTGCCCCGCACCTCGGGGGCACAGGCCCGGAAGGCTTTATTTGAGAAGTGGGAGCAGGACACAGCTGGCAA GGGGAAAGGTGAGGCCCGGGCAAAGCTGAAGCGATCGCAGAGCTTCGGGGTGGCCAGTGCCAACAGCATCAAGCAGATCCTGCTCGAGTGGTGCCGCAGCAAGACTCTTGGCTACCAG CACGTGGACCTACAGAACTTCTCCTCCAGCTGGAGCGACGGGATGGCCTTCTGCGCCCTGGTGCACTCCTTCTTCCCCGACGCCTTCGACTACAGCGCCCTGAGCCCCACGCAGCGGCAGAAGAACTTCGAACTGGCCTTCACCATGGCCGA GAATCTGGCCAACTGTGAGCGCCTCATCGAAGTGGAGGATATGATGGTGATGGGCCGCAAGCCGGACCCCATGTGTGTCTTCACC
- the SMTNL2 gene encoding smoothelin-like protein 2 isoform X1 — protein sequence MEPAPDAEEERTVREALGRYEAALEGAVRALHDDMQGLQRGVERRVAEALRLAGPLARTVADLQRDNQRLQAQLERLTHQVEALGLATGLAPAAGTPGTPSPPPAARDRAPRLGTARFASHATFSLSGRGQSMDHDEAGELEMRRTSNSGILENGHQPGAGPGDGPPEATQTSPAAEPPKPRPVSLSLRLPHQPVTAVTRVSERFSGETSAAALSPTSAAILGGLSLSPSEATMPWTPSPSEKNSSFTRSLSSSGYGAVVAGRRKESPPLGRPAASPPSPQPPATTQTHRPAERRRELVRSQTLPRTSGAQARKALFEKWEQDTAGKGKGEARAKLKRSQSFGVASANSIKQILLEWCRSKTLGYQHVDLQNFSSSWSDGMAFCALVHSFFPDAFDYSALSPTQRQKNFELAFTMAENLANCERLIEVEDMMVMGRKPDPMCVFTYVQSLYNHLRRFE from the exons ATGGAGCCAGCCCCCGACGCGGAGGAGGAGCGCACGGTGCGCGAGGCGCTGGGCCGCTACGAGGCGGCGCTGGAGGGCGCGGTGCGCGCGCTGCACGACGACATGCAGGGGCTGCAGCGCGGCGTGGAGCGGCGCGTGGCCGAGGCGCTGCGTCTGGCGGGCCCGCTGGCACGCACCGTGGCGGATCTGCAGCGCGACAACCAGCGGCTGCAGGCGCAGCTCGAGCGCTTGACGCACCAGGTGGAGGCGCTGGGCTTGGCCACCGGCTTGGCCCCCGCGGCCGGCACGCCTGGCACGCCTAGTCCCCCGCCCGCGGCCCGGGACCGCGCGCCCCGCCTGGGGACCGCACGCTTCGCCAGTCACGCCACCTTCTCGCTGTCCGGCCGCGGCCAG AGCATGGATCACGATGAAGCTGGTGAGCTGGAGATGAGACGGACCTCGAACTCTGGCATCCTCGAGAATGGGCACCAGCCCGGGGCAG GCCCAGGTGATGGACCCCCCGAGGCCACCCAAACTTCCCCGGCAGCAGAGCCCCCCAAGCCTCGCCCCGTGAGCCTCTCTCTGCGGCTGCCCCACCAACCGGTCACTGCCGTCACCCGGGTCTccgagaggttctctggggagaCCTCAGCCGCAGCTCTCTCGCCCACCTCTGCTGCCATCCTGGGGGGCCTCAGCCTGAGCCCCAGCGAGGCCACCATGCCCTGGACCCCCAGCCCGAGTG AGAAGAATTCTTCTTTCACGCGGTCTTTGTCCAGCTCTGGCTATGGAGCAGTGGTGGCAGGCAGGAGGAAGGAGAG CCCGCCTCTGGGGAGGCCAGCCGCGTCGCCCCCGTCCCCGCAGCCCCCCGCCACCACCCAGACCCATCGCCCAGCGGAGCGCCGCAGGGAGCTCGTGAGGTCGCAGACGCTGCCCCGCACCTCGGGGGCACAGGCCCGGAAGGCTTTATTTGAGAAGTGGGAGCAGGACACAGCTGGCAA GGGGAAAGGTGAGGCCCGGGCAAAGCTGAAGCGATCGCAGAGCTTCGGGGTGGCCAGTGCCAACAGCATCAAGCAGATCCTGCTCGAGTGGTGCCGCAGCAAGACTCTTGGCTACCAG CACGTGGACCTACAGAACTTCTCCTCCAGCTGGAGCGACGGGATGGCCTTCTGCGCCCTGGTGCACTCCTTCTTCCCCGACGCCTTCGACTACAGCGCCCTGAGCCCCACGCAGCGGCAGAAGAACTTCGAACTGGCCTTCACCATGGCCGA GAATCTGGCCAACTGTGAGCGCCTCATCGAAGTGGAGGATATGATGGTGATGGGCCGCAAGCCGGACCCCATGTGTGTCTTCACC